The DNA sequence ATGGGGACGGCGGCCGGGCGGCCGGGGCCGGAGAGCTTGTGGTGCAGCTGGGCGGGGGAGGCGTTGGAACCGACCGCGATGACGGGGTGGCGGTCGGCGGTCGGGGCCCGGCCCAGGCGGTTGAGAACGGCGTCGAGCGGCTCTTGCCGCCCTTGGTTCCGCTCTCCGCTCCGTCCCCCGCTCCGCTCTCCGCTCCGTGCTCCGCCGGGCGTTGTGAGGACCGGCCAGGTGCCCAGCCGGCCCGGCGCGGGCTCCAGCTCCCACAGCTCTCCGGCGGTGAGGAGGGTGGGACGGGTGATGGGGCGACCGGGATAGGTCAGGGGCTGCTGGGCGGGGACGTCGGCGAAGCCGAGGGCGCTGAGGCTGCGGTCGGTCACGGGGAGTGCCTCCCCCGCCCCGCCCCTCCCCGAAACCGGCCCACAAGGGGGCTCCGCCCCGGGCCCCGGCCGCCCCGTGGGGGCTCCGTCCCGGGCTCCGGCCGTCCCGTGGGGCTCCGCCCCGGGCTCCGGCCGTCCCGTGGGGCTCCGTCCCAAGCCCCGGCCGCATGCGGGGACTTCGTCCCGGGCCCGTGCTTCTTGAGGGGCGGAGGGCTCGTGTTCTGGGCTCTGCCTCGGGTCTCGTGCGGGGTGCCGGCCCTCCGGGCCGCTGCTCCGCAAGCTCGGGAGAGCTGGGGCTTACGTGGCGGGCGGGGCCCGAGAGCCGTCTGACCGGGGCTGGGCAGCCGCCTGCTCCGGGGCGGAGCCGCCGCGTCGTGGCCGGACGGGGAGTCAGCGTGACGCACCGAGGGCGCCCGGAGCGCCGGGACTCGCGTGGCGTCGTGGCCGGACGGGGAGTCAGGGTGACGCACCGAGGGCGCCCGGAGCGCCGGGACTTGGGTGGCGGCGGGGCCGGAAAGCCGCCGCCCCCTGCCCAGCGAGCGGCCCGAACGTCTGGCGCGGCGGCCGCCGCGGCCCCCTCCACGGTCCGGTGGGCGGCCACCGCCGGCACCGCCGGGATCGCGGCGACGGTCGCGGCGGGAGCCGGCCGCGCCGCCGTGCGACACCTGCGCCGCGCCGCCGTGCGACACCTGCGCCGCGCCGCCGTGCGACACCTGCGTCGCGCCGACGAGGTGATCCAGGATCGTGCCGGGACGAAACCGCCGCGTCGTGGCGGGGCCGGGGAGCCGAGGTGACGTACCGCGGGGGCGCCTCGCGGAACCGTGGTGAGAGCCCCGCCGGGCCCCGGACATACGCGTGCCCCGCGCCGCTCGTGGCGGCGCGGGGCATCGTGGGCTGCGTGGTGAGCCAGGGTCACCGGGTCTGCTGGGCGGGGACGCCGCGGCTGACCGCGTCGTCGTCGCCCTGACCGCCGGCCGCGGCCACGGCCGCGCCGGTCAGCGTGGCCAGCATCTCGCGGACGTTGGTCAGCTGGGCGTTGATGCTGTCGCGACGGTTGGTGAGGGCCGCGAGCTCACGCTCGGACTCGCTGCGGATCCGGTCGGCCTTGGCGTTGGCGTCGGCCACGATGTCCTCGGCCTGGCGCTGCGCGGTCTCCACGGTCTGGCGGGCGCGGCGCTCGGCGTCGGTGCGCAGCTTCTCGGCCTCCAGGCGCAGCTGCTCGGCGCGGTGCTCGATCTCGGCGAGCCGCTTCTCGGCCTTGGCCTGACGGGACGCCAGGTCGCGCTCGGACTGCTCGCGACGCTTGGCCAGGTTGGTCTCGAAGTCGGCGGCGGCCTGGGCGGCCTTGGCGCGGGTCTCCTCGAAGAGGGCGTCCGCCTCCTCGCGCTTGGACTGGGCGTCCTTCTGCGCGTCCTGGCGCAGCGTGGCCGCCTCGCCCTTCGCCTTCTCGACGATCCGCGCGCCCTCGTCCTCGGCCTTGGCCTTGCGCTCGGCGGCGAACGCCTCCGCGTCGTTGCGGACCTGCTGAGCGGCCGACTCGGCCAGGTCACGGTGCTGTTCGGCGGCCCGGCGAGCCTCCTCGCGCAGTTCCTTCGCCTCTTCCTCGGCGAGACGGAGGATCTTCTCGACCCGGGCGCCGAGCCCCGCGTAGGACGGCTCCGAATCGTTGATCTGGGCCTGAGCGTTCTGCGTCTCGAGGTGCAGCTCCTCGATGCGCTTTTCCAGAGAGGTGATACGGGCCAGTGCACTGTCACGGTCGGCGACGAGCTTGGAAATGCGGTCGTCCACCTGACCGCGGTCGTACCCACGCCGCACGAGCTCGAAGCCGAAGGGGGAGGAAGTGTCGCTCATGGGGTTCCTGTCGAAAGAGACCGGTGAGGTGATAGAGGGAATCCTAGGGGGACAAGCGGCGTGTCATCGAGTCAACGGCTGTTTGATCTGCAATATCTCCAGCCTTTTGAGTGGCGGTAAGGCGGAGACCTCGTCACTCGTCGGGATGATACGGACACGCCCCGAAGGACGCTGCTGACTCAGATTGCCACAACCGGCCCCCGCTCTGCGCGAACGGGCCCCCCTCCGACTACCCTTCCGATCGCTTTCCACTCCTCGTCGCTCCCGCGCCCGCCGCCGTTTTGACTCCGCCGTTCTCCTTGCCGCCCGCGCCGCCCGATGCGGGGGTCTCAAAGGACTCCAACGCCTCGAGCACGTCCTGGACACGGGAGATCTCCGCATTGATGTCCTCGCGGCGCCGCTTGAGCAACTCCAGCTCGCGCTTGCCCTCGTCGACGATCTGCTGGGCCTCCTCCGTGGCCCGGACCCGGATCCGCTCCGCCTCCCGGTCGGCTTCGGTCTTCTTCTGCTCGGCTTCCTTGATCAGACCCTCGGCCTTCTTCACCGCCGCGATCCGCACCCGGCTCGCCTCGCTGTTCGCGTCCGCCACCAGCGACTTGGCCTTCTCCTCGGCCTTCATCAGCTGCGCGGTGGCCGCCGCGACAAGCTTGTCCACCCGCTCGCCGGTGGCCTTCATCTGCTCCGCGGACTCCCGGCGGGCCCGCTCGTGCAACTCCTCGACCTCGGACTCGGTACGGGTGCGCAGCTCCTCGGCGCGCTCCCGGATGGCCGTGGCGTCGCCCCGGGCCTCGCTCAGCATGGTGTCGGAGTCCGTACGGGCCTTCTCCACCAGGGAGTTGGCCTCGGCCGTGGCCTCGGAGACCAGCCGCTCCGCCTCCTTGCGGGCCGCGCCCACCATGGCGTCCGCCTGCTCCTCGGCGGCGGTCGCCGTGCGCAGCGCGGCCTCCTGCGCCTCGGCGGTGAGCCGCTCGGCCTCCGCCGAGGACTCGGTGACCAGCCGGTCGGCCTGCTCGGCGGCGTCGGAGCGCCGCTTGTTGGCGTCCTCGCGCGCCTTGTCGATCAGCCGGTCGGCCTCGGCCTGCGCCTCGTTGCGGATGCGCTCCGCCTCGGCCGCCGCCGCGGCCTCGACCCGCT is a window from the Streptomyces luomodiensis genome containing:
- a CDS encoding cellulose-binding protein, with translation MSDTSSPFGFELVRRGYDRGQVDDRISKLVADRDSALARITSLEKRIEELHLETQNAQAQINDSEPSYAGLGARVEKILRLAEEEAKELREEARRAAEQHRDLAESAAQQVRNDAEAFAAERKAKAEDEGARIVEKAKGEAATLRQDAQKDAQSKREEADALFEETRAKAAQAAADFETNLAKRREQSERDLASRQAKAEKRLAEIEHRAEQLRLEAEKLRTDAERRARQTVETAQRQAEDIVADANAKADRIRSESERELAALTNRRDSINAQLTNVREMLATLTGAAVAAAGGQGDDDAVSRGVPAQQTR